A genomic stretch from Aedes albopictus strain Foshan chromosome 2, AalbF5, whole genome shotgun sequence includes:
- the LOC134287694 gene encoding uncharacterized protein LOC134287694: protein MSEDAATHNCGACRKPDSADAGMVACDDCCVWFHYSCAGVSPGVADRSWKCKTCLAPLGTTPLNTGASKKNAKTAPAGKRGEDGKSVRSNVGAKAGKNGARNAPPPNGADFNPKDPAKEVGIAKSVRTTSSNARLQAQLTLQRLEEEALLEKRKMDEERRQLEEERALMEKERAIRSREIAAQEKYIQAKFELETRLAEEDGSARLSVAAGPAKVHDWLKANQMQLGAGLKVPEDEKEPKPVESLKVPIQDYDLRSESSPKLSVIHDFVPEQRNLVGRAERGEELEDDGQCFRQGIPSFAGSVARSVPREVGPTAEQLSARQIWPKKLPSFSGDPEDWPLFYSSYETGNTACGFSNIENLIRLRECLRGPAREAVLTKLMFPHSVPSIIETLRRLYGRPELLVKNLLQKVRRLETPKPERLDTLMAFGMAVNQLCDHLEAANLQGHLFNPTLLEELVEKLPATVKLEWVRFKRMYRHPSLKEFGEFMETLVADASEVTTLVQPKPGASKLDKLPRREKGQVFTHVSSSVESNTERQPCPICGGTDHRVRNCEKFKQMDVESRIKAVERWKLCGVCLHDHGKWRCRTKIRCDVSGCQGRHHPLLHRSVTPVQGVTQVHERLNKSVLFRIIPLTLHHGSRSYDTYAFLDEGSNMTLVEADLIRELGIEGVPEPLELKWTSDIGRIEYASRRADIIVTGKGPTNCYRLNSAHTVDCLNLPRQSLSIEELHERYPYLRDVPVTSYEMAVPRVLIGLDNIELFSPLESRTGGSDGPIAVRCLLGWTIYGPVAIGSVTPGVVSVHRCGCNEDIDLNEMVRKQYVLEDAGISPFPLPEPTEEKRAREILERTTVKVNGQYETGLLWKTDDITLPDSRPMAFSRLRSLEAKLMKDPELRSNVHNQINEYLRKGYAHKATEEELAAMNEQQVWFLPLNVVTHPRKPDKKRLVWDAAARVNGVSLNSQLLKGPDQLVTLPSVICKFRERSIGFGGDVREMFHQLKMRQSDKRFQLFLFRFDTSKPPDVYMMDVATFGATCSPCSALYVMRLNADSCKEEFPAACDAIKEKTYMDDYYDSLNTPEEAGMRALQVREVHARAGFEMRNWVSNSPKVLEMLGETVEMKSLPITADKQTAERVLGMTWEPTEDVFLFSVDLHEHLMDYVLGNRRPTKRTALRCIMSFFDPLGLLSPYLIHGKVIMQDLWRAGIDWDTDVGESEFAKWTEWTKILPKLNSIKVPRCYFEQVRPEDLSQLQLHVFTDASEQAYGCAAYLRSVSEGKVRCILVMGKSKVAPLKALSIPRMELQAAVLGSRLLDSICSNHTLKITDRYMWTDSSTVLSWIHADHRKFKPYVAHRVGEILSLTQPDQWHWVASRNNVADCLTKWCKDSEPASDSRWFNGPNFLYDPEDSWLTKDIGPSRADEELRPCFVLHHTTASSCIIDVSRFSRWETILRTVALVKRFISNCQRRLRGLPLEAVNVTENVLKSVIRTTPALKVPLRQKEYVDAENLLFRIAQTDSYPDETEILLNNRDKPSDKWLNLEKSSALFKLSPFVDEFGVLRVEGRTAHAMYAAFDARFPVIMPKNHPLTVLLLNHYHRRYGHANRETVVNQVRQRFEISHLRTTIDKAVKGCQWCKINKCKPQPPRMAPLPEQRLTPYIRPFSYVGLDYLGPLEVAVGRRREKRYVAVFTCLVVRAVHLEVVHDLSTPSCIMAIRRFVRRRGSPVEIFSDNGTNFVGASRILADQIRRIHVDCADTFTDASTKWTFNPPGAPHMGGAWERMVRSVKEAMRALDDGRKLNDEILLTVLAEAESFINSRPLTYMPQESGGTEALTPNHFIFGSSSGAHNPLRTPVDLAEALRNSYKRSQYLSDAVWDRWLKEYFPTVNKRSKWFCDTTPVKVGDLVYVTEGKRRTWVRGKVEELITNKDGRVRQVIVKTASGTFKRPVVKLAVMEILNDGESRASHPEIPPDSREGECYGNTDHPKSFAIYGAQNLGENRRE, encoded by the coding sequence ATGAGCGAGGATGCCGCTACCCATAATTGCGGAGCCTGTAGGAAACCCGATTCTGCCGATGCGGGCATGGTAGCATGTGATGATTGCTGCGTCTGGTTTCACTACTCTTGTGCCGGAGTATCACCCGGAGTTGCAGACCGATCCTGGAAATGTAAAACCTGCCTTGCACCTCTCGGGACGACACCACTCAACACCGGAGCGAGCAAGAAGAACGCTAAAACCGCCCCTGCTGGTAAAAGGGGTGAGGATGGTAAAAGTGTTCGCAGCAATGTAGGTGCTAAAGCAGGTAAGAACGGTGCTAGGAACGCCCCTCCGCCAAACGGTGCCGATTTTAACCCGAAGGACCCAGCAAAGGAAGTCGGCATAGCGAAGTCAGTGAGAACCACTTCGTCGAACGCCAGATTACAAGCGCAGTTGACCTTACAGCGCTTGGAGGAAGAAGCCTTGCTGGAGAAACGTAAGATGGATGAAGAGCGAAGGCAGTTGGAAGAGGAAAGAGCCTTGATGGAGAAGGAGCGAGCAATTCGCAGCAGAGAAATTGCGGCTCAAGAAAAATACATTCAAGCGAAATTTGAACTAGAAACGCGCCTTGCCGAAGAAGACGGTAGTGCCCGTCTCAGTGTCGCAGCCGGCCCGGCAAAAGTTCACGATTGGCTAAAAGCGAATCAGATGCAGCTTGGTGCAGGTTTAAAGGTCCCGGAGGACGAAAAGGAACCAAAGCCGGTCGAAAGCCTGAAGGTCCCAATACAAGACTACGATCTACGTTCTGAATCAAGTCCGAAACTGTCAGTGATCCACGATTTCGTTCCTGAACAACGGAACCTCGTAGGAAGAGCCGAACGTGGAGAAGAATTGGAAGACGATGGTCAGTGTTTTCGCCAAGGAATCCCGAGTTTCGCTGGTTCAGTTGCTAGAAGTGTACCGAGGGAGGTAGGGCCCACAGCCGAGCAGCTCTCGGCGCGACAGATTTGGCCAAAGAAATTACCGAGTTTTTCGGGAGACCCCGAAGATTGGCCACTATTCTATAGCAGTTACGAAACGGGAAACACTGCTTGTGGATTTTCAAATATCGAAAACCTGATTCGATTACGAGAGTGCCTTCGCGGACCGGCTCGAGAAGCGGTTCTGACAAAGCTGATGTTTCCTCACAGTGTCCCCTCGATTATTGAAACACTACGCCGTTTGTATGGAAGGCCAGAGCTACTCGTGAAAAACCTTCTACAGAAAGTGCGACGTTTGGAGACACCTAAACCGGAACGGCTTGACACTTTGATGGCCTTCGGGATGGCCGTTAATCAACTGTGCGACCACCTAGAAGCGGCCAATCTACAAGGTCATCTGTTCAACCCAACGCTTCTCGAAGAACTGGTGGAGAAATTACCGGCGACCGTGAAACTGGAATGGGTTCGGTTCAAAAGGATGTATAGGCACCCATCGCTTAAGGAGTTTGGCGAATTCATGGAGACATTGGTAGCCGATGCTAGTGAAGTTACCACTCTAGTTCAACCGAAGCCAGGAGCTTCTAAATTGGACAAACTACCGCGCCGGGAGAAAGGACAAGTCTTCACCCATGTTTCGTCGTCGGTTGAGAGCAATACCGAAAGGCAGCCCTGTCCCATATGCGGCGGAACAGACCATCGAGTTCGGAACTGTGAGAAGTTCAAGCAAATGGACGTGGAAAGCAGGATAAAGGCTGTAGAACGATGGAAACTATGTGGAGTGTGTCTCCATGACCATGGAAAGTGGAGATGCCGTACGAAGATCCGCTGTGACGTCTCCGGTTGCCAAGGACGCCACCATCCGTTGCTGCACAGATCGGTCACGCCGGTACAGGGAGTCACACAAGTTCATGAGCGGTTGAACAAATCTGTTCTCTTCAGAATCATACCGCTGACACTTCATCACGGTTCTCGGAGCTACGACACGTATGCATTTTTGGATGAAGGATCCAATATGACACTAGTGGAGGCTGACTTGATCCGAGAGCTAGGTATCGAAGGTGTACCGGAACCGCTCGAACTAAAATGGACTTCGGACATCGGGCGAATCGAGTATGCATCGCGACGCGCTGATATTATCGTCACGGGCAAAGGGCCGACAAATTGCTACCGTTTGAACTCAGCCCACACTGTGGACTGCCTCAATCTACCACGTCAGAGTCTATCGATCGAGGAGTTGCACGAACGTTATCCGTATCTACGAGATGTTCCCGTGACGTCGTACGAGATGGCCGTCCCTCGAGTTCTCATTGGACTGGACAACATCGAACTGTTTTCTCCTCTAGAATCTCGGACAGGCGGATCTGATGGACCGATAGCGGTTAGGTGCCTACTTGGATGGACAATCTACGGACCGGTCGCGATCGGATCTGTTACACCCGGCGTCGTCAGCGTACATAGATGTGGTTGTAATGAGGATATAGATCTGAATGAAATGGTTCGTAAGCAGTACGTGCTTGAAGATGCTGGAATTTCGCCTTTTCCGTTGCCGGAACCTACAGAGGAGAAGCGCGCCCGAGAGATCTTGGAGCGCACTACGGTTAAAGTCAACGGGCAATATGAAACTGGGCTCCTATGGAAGACGGACGATATAACACTGCCGGACAGCCGGCCGATGGCCTTCTCCAGATTGCGAAGTTTGGAGGCAAAGTTAATGAAAGACCCCGAATTGCGATCGAATGTGCACAACCAAATCAACGAGTACCTCCGTAAGGGATACGCACATAAGGCCACTGAAGAAGAGCTCGCTGCAATGAATGAACAACAGGTATGGTTTTTGCCGCTGAATGTGGTGACCCACCCGAGGAAGCCCGACAAGAAACGTCTAGTTTGGGATGCTGCGGCTCGCGTGAACGGCGTTTCACTCAATTCACAACTGTTGAAAGGGCCGGACCAACTCGTTACATTACCCTCCGTTATCTGCAAGTTTCGAGAACGCAGCATTGGATTCGGAGGGGACGTGAGGGAAATGTTTCATCAGCTGAAGATGAGGCAATCCGACAAGCGTTTCCAGCTGTTCCTCTTCAGATTCGACACCAGTAAACCACCTGACGTGTATATGATGGACGTCGCGACCTTCGGAGCAACATGCTCCCCATGCTCTGCATTGTACGTCATGAGATTGAACGCCGATAGCTGCAAAGAAGAGTTCCCGGCCGCTTGTGATGCCATAAAAGAGAAAACATACATGGATGACTATTATGACAGCCTCAATACGCCGGAGGAGGCTGGGATGCGAGCCTTACAAGTGAGGGAAGTTCATGCACGAGCCGGTTTTGAGATGAGGAATTGGGTGAGCAACAGTCCCAAGGTCCTCGAAATGCTCGGAGAAACGGTGGAGATGAAATCGCTCCCAATCACGGCGGATAAGCAGACAGCTGAGAGAGTGCTAGGCATGACCTGGGAGCCTACCGAGGATGTCTTCCTGTTTTCAGTTGATCTGCACGAACATTTGATGGATTACGTCTTAGGGAATCGACGTCCGACTAAAAGAACAGCGTTACGGTGCATTATGAGCTTCTTTGATCCGCTCGGACTCTTGTCACCATACCTTATCCATGGGAAGGTTATAATGCAAGATCTATGGCGCGCTGGTATTGATTGGGATACGGATGTAGGAGAAAGTGAGTTCGCCAAATGGACGGAATGGAccaaaattcttccgaaattgaACAGCATCAAAGTGCCTCGATGCTATTTTGAGCAAGTACGACCCGAGGACCTTTCGCAGCTGCAGCTGCACGTGTTCACAGACGCTAGTGAGCAAGCATACGGGTGTGCAGCATATTTGCGATCCGTTTCAGAGGGAAAAGTGCGGTGCATTCTAGTCATGGGCAAGAGCAAAGTAGCCCCGCTCAAAGCCCTATCAATCCCTCGAATGGAACTACAGGCAGCGGTTCTTGGATCGAGGCTTTTGGACAGCATTTGTTCCAACCACACGTTGAAGATTACAGACCGCTATATGTGGACGGATTCCAGCACCGTGCTCAGCTGGATTCATGCTGATCATCGGAAGTTCAAGCCATACGTCGCACATCGTGTGGGGGAGATTCTTTCCCTTACTCAACCCGACCAATGGCACTGGGTCGCATCACGAAACAACGTCGCGGACTGCTTAACGAAGTGGTGCAAAGATTCGGAGCCTGCCTCGGATAGCAGGTGGTTCAACGGACCGAACTTCCTCTACGATCCGGAAGATAGTTGGCTGACTAAGGACATCGGTCCATCAAGAGCAGATGAAGAGTTGAGACCATGTTTTGTTCTGCACCACACCACCGCATCAAGCTGTATAATCGATGTTAGCCGCTTTTCCAGATGGGAGACAATACTTCGAACCGTAGCACTCGTCAAGCGGTTCATCTCCAACTGCCAACGACGCCTACGGGGGCTTCCGTTAGAAGCTGTGAACGTCACTGAAAACGTACTGAAATCTGTGATTCGGACAACACCTGCGCTCAAAGTACCATTACGGCAAAAGGAATATGTGGATGCAGAAAACCTATTGTTTCGGATCGCACAAACGGATAGCTACCCGGATGAGACGGAGATACTGCTGAATAACCGAGATAAACCTAGTGACAAATGGCTAAACTTGGAAAAGTCAAGCGCACTTTTCAAATTATCGCCGTTCGTGGATGAATTCGGGGTTCTGAGAGTAGAAGGGCGTACCGCTCATGCCATGTACGCCGCATTCGACGCCCGTTTCCCAGTTATAATGCCGAAAAACCATCCTCTTACTGTACTACTTCTGAACCACTACCATCGTCGCTACGGACATGCAAATAGAGAAACCGTAGTTAACCAGGTGCGCCAGCGGTTCGAGATTTCACATCTACGTACTACAATCGACAAAGCGGTTAAAGGTTGTCAGTGGTGTAAAATCAACAAATGCAAGCCGCAACCGCCGAGAATGGCTCCCCTACCGGAACAGCGTCTGACACCGTATATCCGACCTTTCAGCTATGTAGGTTTGGACTACCTAGGTCCGCTGGAAGTTGCAGTAGGAAGGCGTAGGGAGAAAAGATATGTGGCAGTGTTCACTTGTCTCGTTGTCCGCGCAGTCCACCTCGAAGTTGTCCACGATTTATCCACACCATCCTGTATAATGGCGATTAGGAGATTCGTTCGCAGAAGGGGTTCGCCTGTGGAAATATTTTCCGACAACGGAACCAACTTTGTTGGTGCTAGTCGGATATTAGCAGACCAGATAAGGAGAATTCACGTCGACTGTGCGGATACGTTTACGGACGCTAGCACCAAGTGGACCTTTAATCCTCCTGGGGCACCCCACATGGGTGGCGCCTGGGAGCGCATGGTGAGAAGCGTAAAAGAAGCTATGCGAGCCTTGGACGATGGAAGAAAGCTTAACGATGAAATTTTGTTAACCGTTTTGGCGGAAGCGGAAAGCTTCATAAATTCACGGCCTCTTACATATATGCCCCAGGAGTCAGGGGGTACTGAAGCACTAACACCGAATCATTTTATTTTCGGAAGCTCATCAGGTGCTCACAACCCGTTAAGGACCCCAGTGGATTTGGCCGAGGCTCTTCGTAACAGCTATAAGCGATCGCAGTATTTGTCTGATGCCGTTTGGGACCGATGGTTAAAGGAATATTTTCCAACAGTCAACAAAAGGTCTAAATGGTTTTGCGACACAACGCCGGTGAAGGTCGGCGACTTAGTCTACGTGACGGAAGGCAAGAGAAGAACTTGGGTTCGTGGCAAGGTGGAAGAATTGATTACCAACAAGGACGGAAGGGTACGCCAGGTCATTGTGAAGACAGCATCAGGGACGTTCAAACGGCCAGTAGTGAAACTGGCAGTAATGGAGATTTTGAATGATGGTGAATCCAGAGCAAGCCATCCGGAGATTCCACCGGATTCACGGGAAGGGGAATGTTATGGCAACACTGATCACCCTAAGTCGTTTGCCATATATGGAGCTCAGAACCTGGGTGAGAATCGACGTGAGTGA